Proteins encoded within one genomic window of Mesobacillus subterraneus:
- a CDS encoding HAD family hydrolase: MDSIIFDLDGTIWDPIDTVLSAWNNVIRKNNLINSELTRNDFEGTMGLQMNEISRRFFPTLTEEDRQKIISDCCEAEHSVIEKNGGVLFHNVENVLKKLSQKYKLYIVSNCQDGYIEAFYKFHRLDQYFLDFENPGRTGLSKGENINLIIERNNLSSPVYVGDTQGDLEAARFADIPFIYAEYGFGQVSEYDMKIKSFEELLRVF, translated from the coding sequence TTGGATAGTATCATTTTTGATTTAGATGGAACAATTTGGGATCCAATCGACACTGTACTTAGTGCATGGAACAACGTGATAAGAAAAAATAATCTCATAAATAGTGAATTAACCCGGAATGACTTTGAAGGTACGATGGGTTTACAGATGAATGAAATAAGCCGGAGATTCTTTCCTACCCTTACTGAGGAGGACCGACAAAAGATAATAAGTGATTGTTGCGAAGCAGAACATTCTGTCATAGAAAAAAACGGAGGGGTTCTTTTTCACAATGTAGAGAACGTCCTAAAGAAGCTTTCTCAAAAATACAAACTATACATCGTCAGTAACTGCCAAGATGGTTACATAGAAGCGTTTTATAAGTTTCATAGGCTTGATCAGTATTTTTTAGACTTTGAAAACCCAGGCAGAACGGGTCTGTCAAAAGGTGAAAATATTAACTTGATTATTGAGAGAAATAACTTATCAAGCCCAGTCTATGTGGGCGACACACAAGGTGATTTAGAAGCAGCCAGATTTGCTGATATTCCCTTTATTTATGCTGAATATGGATTTGGCCAAGTAAGTGAATATGATATGAAAATTAAAAGTTTTGAAGAACTTTTAAGAGTATTCTAG
- a CDS encoding AAA family ATPase codes for MKQSGTLYFFCGKMGAGKSTKSKQLAKDTHAVLLSEDEWLSSLYPNQIESFEDYLKFSAQLKPLVKRHVQNILSVGTDVVMDFPANTQKLRKWFLEMASEVNANHQLIFLNLNNEQCLHHIALRRKEQPERAAFDNEAVFNHVTKFFEAPEASEGLNILEHSPD; via the coding sequence ATGAAACAATCGGGGACACTATACTTTTTCTGTGGAAAAATGGGCGCCGGAAAATCAACTAAATCAAAACAATTGGCAAAAGATACACATGCGGTATTATTGTCTGAGGATGAATGGCTTTCCTCTCTTTATCCAAATCAGATCGAATCATTTGAGGATTATCTAAAATTTTCAGCGCAGCTCAAGCCGTTGGTGAAAAGGCATGTCCAAAACATTTTAAGTGTCGGGACGGATGTAGTGATGGATTTTCCAGCTAACACTCAAAAACTGCGAAAGTGGTTTTTGGAGATGGCGTCAGAGGTCAACGCAAACCATCAACTCATTTTCCTTAATCTAAATAACGAGCAATGTTTACATCATATTGCACTAAGGCGTAAGGAACAGCCCGAAAGAGCAGCTTTTGATAACGAAGCGGTATTTAATCATGTGACTAAATTTTTTGAAGCACCAGAAGCATCCGAAGGTTTAAACATTTTGGAGCATTCCCCTGATTAA
- a CDS encoding CsxC family protein — MRDNENHNKDFSANVSNCSNRNVEPDVNFDARISKVPVVLAEIEVSTPVKVDITFPEDVLEIKDIKKRVVLVQCRLLVPTNQLFIKGYVEKNIRYAAAPKGWKRKSIDSDIRSLTVKAPFECTTSIRDFITRPVNVRFNQRSEFDFLVKEPLPKGYPEKDELLTSDPSQFHQSSTQHYNELPYCDLVSSNIIEYDEATDREPLQEGAVFEGTFRHIVEKMIVKFTIKLLQKQQVPIGGGAPGPTGPTGPTGPTGPTGAIGPIGETGATGATGTTGTTGTTGATGATGATGTTGPTGATGATGATGPTGATGPTGATGATGPTGATGPTGATGPTGPTGATGPTGTTGPTGATGATGATGPTGATGPTGATGPTGPTGPTGATGPTGATGPTGATGPTGPTGPTGATGATGPTGATGPTGATGPTGPTGPTGATGPTGTTGPTGATGATGATGPTGATGPTGATGPTGPTGPTGATGPTGATGPTGATGPTGATGPTGATGPTGPTGPTEPTGPTGPTGPTGPTGPTGPTGPTGPTGPTGPTGPTGPTGSTGPTGPIGPTGPRTDDECDCCVDPMRRLLEDLATPDTPNIDFSTTQQSNLGPLVNATINAVIGDYVILNDGEIAIPICKIVGLRGANLAGVTLPTSPDSEGGFCDCCEQATRDILEAIPNGSTTDIQTEGAGNFDTIGDATIGDIEEGLVRVTSGAATIILSTCHISAFTDIKPLGLTFPPDPS; from the coding sequence TTGAGAGATAATGAGAATCACAATAAGGATTTTTCAGCGAATGTTAGCAATTGTTCAAACAGAAACGTAGAACCAGATGTGAATTTTGATGCAAGGATCAGCAAAGTACCTGTAGTCTTAGCTGAGATTGAAGTTAGCACCCCGGTTAAAGTTGACATTACTTTTCCGGAAGATGTACTGGAAATCAAGGATATAAAAAAACGAGTAGTCCTTGTTCAATGTCGTCTTCTGGTGCCAACTAATCAGCTATTCATAAAAGGATATGTAGAAAAAAATATCAGATACGCTGCTGCACCAAAGGGATGGAAGCGAAAGTCTATAGACTCGGATATCCGATCTCTTACTGTGAAAGCTCCTTTTGAGTGTACCACTTCAATTAGGGATTTCATAACTCGTCCAGTAAACGTTCGATTTAACCAGCGAAGTGAATTTGATTTCTTGGTTAAAGAACCTTTACCGAAAGGTTATCCTGAAAAAGATGAGCTGCTGACGAGCGACCCTTCTCAATTTCATCAATCTAGTACTCAACATTATAATGAACTTCCATACTGTGACTTGGTCTCCAGTAATATTATAGAATACGATGAAGCAACAGACAGGGAACCGTTACAAGAGGGAGCAGTATTTGAAGGAACGTTTAGGCATATCGTCGAAAAGATGATTGTCAAATTCACAATCAAGCTGCTTCAGAAACAACAAGTTCCAATTGGTGGGGGAGCACCTGGACCGACTGGACCGACCGGACCGACGGGGCCAACAGGACCGACAGGGGCAATTGGGCCAATCGGAGAAACCGGAGCAACGGGAGCAACAGGGACAACAGGGACAACAGGGACAACAGGAGCAACAGGAGCAACCGGAGCAACAGGGACAACAGGGCCAACCGGAGCAACCGGAGCAACCGGAGCAACAGGACCGACGGGAGCAACAGGACCGACGGGAGCAACCGGAGCGACCGGACCGACAGGAGCGACCGGACCAACGGGAGCAACAGGACCAACAGGACCGACGGGAGCAACAGGACCGACAGGAACGACAGGGCCAACAGGAGCAACCGGAGCAACAGGAGCGACCGGACCGACAGGAGCGACCGGACCAACGGGAGCAACAGGACCAACAGGACCAACCGGACCGACGGGAGCGACAGGACCGACGGGAGCAACAGGACCAACCGGAGCAACCGGACCAACGGGACCAACAGGACCAACGGGAGCAACCGGAGCGACCGGACCGACAGGAGCGACCGGACCAACGGGAGCAACAGGACCAACAGGACCAACCGGACCGACGGGAGCAACAGGACCGACAGGAACGACAGGGCCAACAGGAGCAACCGGAGCAACAGGAGCGACCGGACCGACAGGAGCGACCGGACCAACGGGAGCAACAGGACCAACAGGACCAACCGGACCGACGGGAGCGACAGGACCGACGGGAGCAACAGGACCAACCGGAGCAACCGGACCAACGGGAGCAACCGGACCAACGGGAGCAACCGGACCGACTGGACCAACGGGACCAACGGAGCCAACGGGACCAACAGGGCCAACAGGACCGACGGGACCAACGGGACCAACGGGGCCAACGGGACCAACGGGTCCAACAGGACCGACTGGACCAACAGGACCGACGGGACCAACGGGGTCAACAGGTCCAACAGGACCAATTGGACCAACGGGACCAAGAACAGATGATGAATGTGATTGTTGTGTAGATCCAATGAGAAGATTATTAGAAGATTTAGCTACACCAGACACTCCTAATATAGATTTCAGTACAACCCAACAGAGTAATTTGGGTCCACTGGTGAATGCGACAATCAATGCAGTTATTGGCGATTATGTAATATTGAATGATGGAGAGATTGCAATTCCAATTTGTAAAATAGTTGGATTAAGAGGAGCCAATCTTGCTGGAGTAACGCTACCAACTTCACCAGATTCAGAAGGAGGCTTCTGTGATTGCTGTGAGCAAGCTACGAGGGATATTCTAGAAGCAATTCCTAATGGATCAACTACTGATATTCAAACAGAAGGCGCTGGAAACTTTGATACTATTGGTGATGCAACAATAGGTGACATAGAGGAAGGGTTGGTGAGAGTGACTTCTGGTGCAGCAACTATAATATTATCTACTTGCCACATTTCAGCATTTACTGACATAAAACCATTAGGTTTAACTTTCCCACCAGACCCATCTTAA
- a CDS encoding Nif3-like dinuclear metal center hexameric protein, translating to MDALFIIERINDLFNITNKEIYSRESGLTYHADKKVKKVGYCVNLTLETIEEARMHGVEMMVTHHDAWDEIYGLKEACIEKLTEYGISHYYNHLPLDDCNFGTNDSLLEKLNLEIVKRTHEWEGFFFGRVAEYDEEIEFNDLVKKMEHLLEEPVKSWRFNDKTVKRVGLVCGNGAPTACLKEAVENDCDVYITGECNLYTIQYAQFKGMNLIIGSHTFTEFFGVESLALKLNKTIKDLEIVRLNEEHYEENIKEEQMRNNR from the coding sequence ATGGATGCTTTATTTATTATTGAAAGAATAAATGATTTGTTCAATATAACAAATAAGGAAATCTATTCAAGGGAATCTGGGCTTACATACCATGCAGATAAAAAAGTTAAAAAGGTAGGCTACTGTGTGAACCTCACGCTTGAAACGATAGAGGAAGCAAGAATGCATGGAGTTGAAATGATGGTGACACATCACGATGCCTGGGATGAAATATATGGATTAAAAGAGGCATGCATCGAAAAACTAACAGAATACGGCATAAGTCACTACTATAATCATTTGCCTCTTGATGACTGTAACTTTGGAACAAATGATAGCTTATTAGAAAAATTGAATTTAGAAATTGTTAAAAGAACTCATGAATGGGAAGGGTTCTTTTTTGGCAGAGTCGCAGAGTATGATGAAGAAATCGAATTTAATGACTTAGTAAAAAAGATGGAACATTTGCTTGAAGAACCAGTTAAATCTTGGCGGTTTAATGATAAAACGGTAAAGCGAGTGGGCTTGGTTTGTGGCAATGGAGCGCCAACAGCTTGCCTTAAGGAAGCTGTTGAAAATGATTGTGATGTATACATTACAGGTGAATGTAATTTGTATACGATTCAATATGCTCAGTTTAAAGGGATGAATCTGATCATTGGCAGTCATACTTTCACGGAATTCTTTGGAGTTGAAAGTTTAGCATTGAAATTGAATAAGACTATTAAAGATCTTGAAATCGTGAGACTTAATGAAGAGCATTATGAGGAGAATATAAAAGAAGAACAGATGCGAAATAACCGTTAA
- a CDS encoding DUF429 domain-containing protein: protein MRIIGIDLSGIKNHKDTVLTIFKQEENHLQLVKWANNLSDQDILHEIFEQSQLDEVVIGIDAPLSYEDGGGDRKSDRELRKFIVNFGMRSGSIMPPTLNRMVYLTLRGIKLSREIENLNSAYPISIVEVHPGSIIGSRLSKQNIGYVLAYKQERSARSYIRNWLAEQGLTQLPTEIEEESHSIDACAAALGAWHWKAPSYSTKWIYPANLPLHPYDYCC, encoded by the coding sequence TTGAGGATAATCGGTATTGACCTATCAGGTATAAAAAATCATAAGGATACGGTTCTCACTATTTTTAAACAAGAGGAAAACCACCTGCAATTGGTTAAGTGGGCAAATAACTTAAGCGATCAGGACATATTGCACGAGATTTTTGAGCAAAGTCAATTGGATGAGGTAGTTATCGGAATTGATGCACCCTTATCCTATGAAGACGGTGGCGGAGATCGAAAGAGTGACCGGGAACTAAGGAAGTTCATTGTGAATTTTGGGATGAGATCCGGATCAATCATGCCGCCAACCTTAAATAGAATGGTGTATTTAACTTTAAGGGGAATAAAACTTAGTAGAGAAATAGAGAATTTAAACAGCGCGTATCCCATTTCTATAGTTGAAGTCCATCCAGGGTCCATCATTGGATCAAGACTGTCCAAACAAAATATTGGATATGTGCTGGCTTACAAGCAAGAACGATCCGCTAGAAGCTATATTCGAAATTGGCTTGCGGAGCAGGGGCTTACACAATTACCTACTGAAATAGAAGAAGAAAGCCATTCTATCGATGCGTGTGCAGCTGCGTTAGGGGCATGGCATTGGAAGGCTCCTTCGTATAGTACAAAGTGGATCTACCCGGCGAATCTCCCTCTGCATCCTTATGACTATTGCTGTTAA